One part of the Musa acuminata AAA Group cultivar baxijiao chromosome BXJ1-5, Cavendish_Baxijiao_AAA, whole genome shotgun sequence genome encodes these proteins:
- the LOC135673771 gene encoding photosystem I reaction center subunit II, chloroplastic-like: MAMSTQTSLFTPPTTIPFSKPAAPPALLPWKQTPGARQLRAASLRVSATEEKKTAAPEAPEAPAGFTPPQLDPNTPSPIFGGSTGGLLRKAQVEEFYVITWDSPKEQVFEMPTGGAAIMRQGPNLLKLARKEQCLALGTRLRSKYKIKYQFYRVFPNGEVQYLHPKDGVYPEKVNPGRQGVGQNMRSIGKNVSPIEVKFTGKQVYDL, from the coding sequence ATGGCCATGTCAACACAAACCTCCCTTTTCACCCCTCCCACCACCATCCCGTTCTCCAAGCCCGCCGCCCCCCCCGCACTCCTCCCGTGGAAGCAAACCCCCGGGGCGAGGCAGCTCCGCGCCGCCAGCCTGCGGGTGTCGGCCACCGAGGAGAAGAAGACGGCGGCGCCTGAGGCTCCCGAGGCCCCTGCCGGCTTCACCCCGCCTCAGCTGGACCCCAACACCCCCTCCCCCATCTTCGGCGGCAGCACGGGAGGGCTTCTCCGCAAGGCGCAGGTGGAGGAGTTCTACGTCATCACCTGGGACTCCCCCAAGGAGCAGGTGTTCGAGATGCCCACCGGCGGCGCCGCCATCATGCGTCAGGGGCCCAACCTGCTGAAGCTGGCACGCAAGGAGCAGTGCCTGGCGCTCGGCACCCGGCTGCGCTCCAAGTACAAGATCAAGTACCAGTTCTACCGGGTGTTCCCCAACGGCGAGGTGCAGTACCTCCACCCCAAGGACGGCGTCTACCCGGAGAAGGTCAACCCCGGCCGCCAAGGCGTCGGCCAGAACATGAGGTCCATCGGCAAGAACGTCAGCCCCATCGAGGTCAAGTTCACCGGCAAGCAAGTCT